Proteins from one Halarchaeum grantii genomic window:
- a CDS encoding DEAD/DEAH box helicase — protein MLSEIFDDWSLSDAHLLRTDIRGTEYEPIDVEAAASRAREELDIRVPEKNGYAVPLFEKHEPVPTDEYVIYRPEKGHIGWYDSGFGIGGAERFADCERLRENEIGHRLRFWLDEHRTNVELDVDEADLPDERVHPTDRLSEDARRGFFDDLRGFVDSEREAERQGNWERYEEIGLEDSIQRNQVSGPFISLGSTSREGETLYRYQFADDEDQDDEIVVDLRDDEGIFPGNRCILDIESDDQHFPIEAEVRSVTDPQITIRPVWDRIPDRSVVEKILTSNDAEVWLHELLNPVPYDRRIDAINQVEQNDRKRDLLTGDRPIEYSVNKYAPPNPGLELNEYQQLALVWADSAEDVVCIHGPPGTGKTRTLTAYVRHAVSRGESVLVTAHSNQAVDNLLVGDSSLGTPEDGTLHAMAQDDDVDLSIARVGNNSRSRVVQNHYTGRSTSEADVIAATTSGTATFDQDEFDVAVVDEATQASRPATAIVLNSAEKLVLAGDHKQLTPYCADETKKEEDMHISLFEYLLERYDGALSVLLEKQYRMNEEIAAFPNEAFYDGKLKTADRNRDWSISDLKPFMGVDIDGREKTPSYGNSYYNPDEAEAVAKQVQLLAQSGVASEDIGVISAYSGQVSEIHDRVNRLDIEDPRAVSVDTVDSFQGGEREAIIVSFVRSNDDGYSGFLEFPDEGPRRLNVALTRARKRLVLVGNWETLGTCAPHRSSGESCADLYENLADHIRSRERMLSMKE, from the coding sequence ATGCTCTCCGAGATATTCGACGATTGGAGTCTCAGCGACGCACACCTCCTGCGTACGGACATACGCGGGACCGAATACGAACCGATCGATGTCGAGGCCGCGGCGTCGAGAGCGAGAGAGGAACTCGACATTCGCGTCCCGGAGAAGAACGGGTACGCCGTTCCGCTGTTCGAGAAACACGAGCCGGTACCGACGGACGAGTACGTCATCTACCGACCCGAGAAGGGACACATCGGCTGGTACGACTCGGGGTTCGGTATTGGCGGCGCCGAACGGTTCGCCGACTGCGAGCGGCTACGTGAGAATGAGATCGGACACCGACTGCGGTTCTGGCTCGACGAACACCGCACCAACGTCGAACTGGACGTCGACGAGGCAGACCTTCCCGACGAACGAGTCCATCCGACCGATCGGCTCAGCGAGGACGCCCGGCGCGGGTTCTTCGACGATTTGAGGGGCTTCGTCGACTCCGAACGGGAGGCCGAACGCCAAGGGAACTGGGAGCGATACGAGGAGATCGGTCTTGAGGACTCCATCCAGCGAAATCAGGTTTCGGGTCCGTTCATAAGCCTCGGATCGACGTCCAGGGAAGGCGAGACCCTGTACAGGTACCAGTTCGCGGACGACGAGGACCAAGATGACGAAATCGTCGTCGACCTTCGCGACGACGAGGGAATATTCCCCGGGAACCGATGCATCCTCGACATCGAATCCGACGACCAGCATTTCCCGATCGAAGCCGAGGTCCGTTCGGTCACCGACCCCCAGATCACGATTCGGCCCGTCTGGGATAGAATTCCCGACCGGAGCGTAGTCGAGAAGATCCTCACCAGCAACGACGCGGAGGTGTGGCTGCACGAGCTACTGAATCCGGTTCCGTACGATAGGCGTATCGACGCGATCAATCAAGTCGAGCAGAACGACCGAAAGCGGGACCTGTTGACCGGCGACCGTCCCATCGAATACTCCGTCAACAAGTACGCCCCACCGAACCCCGGACTCGAACTGAACGAGTATCAGCAACTCGCCCTCGTCTGGGCCGATAGTGCGGAAGACGTCGTGTGCATCCACGGCCCACCGGGGACGGGAAAGACTCGAACCCTCACCGCGTACGTCAGGCACGCCGTTTCGCGTGGTGAATCCGTCCTCGTGACCGCCCACTCGAATCAAGCCGTCGACAACCTCCTCGTCGGCGACAGTTCACTCGGAACGCCGGAGGATGGGACGCTCCACGCGATGGCACAGGACGACGACGTCGACCTGTCCATTGCACGCGTCGGGAATAACTCCCGGAGCCGGGTCGTTCAGAACCACTACACTGGTCGCTCGACGAGCGAAGCCGACGTCATCGCCGCGACGACGAGCGGCACCGCGACCTTCGACCAAGACGAGTTCGATGTCGCGGTCGTCGACGAGGCGACACAGGCGAGCCGGCCGGCGACCGCGATCGTGTTGAACAGCGCCGAAAAGCTCGTCTTAGCCGGCGACCACAAGCAGCTGACACCGTACTGCGCCGACGAGACGAAGAAGGAAGAGGACATGCACATCTCGTTGTTCGAGTATCTCCTCGAACGGTACGATGGCGCGCTCTCGGTGCTGTTGGAGAAACAATACCGGATGAACGAGGAGATCGCCGCGTTCCCCAACGAGGCGTTCTACGACGGGAAACTCAAGACCGCCGACCGGAATCGCGACTGGTCGATATCCGACCTCAAACCGTTCATGGGAGTCGACATCGACGGACGGGAAAAGACACCGAGCTACGGGAATTCGTACTATAATCCGGACGAGGCTGAGGCGGTCGCAAAGCAGGTACAACTCTTAGCACAGAGCGGAGTTGCATCGGAGGACATCGGCGTCATTTCCGCGTATAGCGGGCAGGTATCCGAGATACACGATCGGGTGAACCGACTCGACATCGAGGACCCGCGAGCGGTCAGTGTCGACACCGTCGACTCGTTTCAGGGTGGGGAGCGAGAGGCGATCATCGTCTCGTTCGTCCGGAGCAATGATGACGGCTATAGCGGCTTCTTGGAGTTCCCCGACGAGGGCCCGCGACGACTGAACGTCGCGCTAACGAGAGCACGGAAGCGTCTCGTATTGGTCGGCAACTGGGAGACGTTAGGCACGTGTGCGCCCCACCGGTCGAGTGGGGAGAGCTGTGCTGACCTCTATGAGAATCTGGCGGACCACATTCGATCGCGTGAGAGAATGCTCTCGATGAAAGAGTGA
- a CDS encoding DUF7680 family protein, with translation MTPQLDPASAGTATEDAPASSFGSSVYGGRPTFALARRESQKGGAVTLYELLPSEQAAARRDRLERRGRSLRVEAFADVFEDSTDDVLTRWSWGEWAAVKVARLDGGRFRALVPLLQETLDGAGLDHTTVTGSGTGDVFLPETVGVRLALAFRGIKPIQRVDRMRAFCRGLARMSDEECYYWHAKCRAPSSPNGEKALRTLLTDHL, from the coding sequence ATGACACCACAACTCGACCCGGCGAGCGCGGGCACGGCGACCGAGGACGCACCAGCCTCCTCGTTCGGGAGTAGCGTCTACGGCGGTCGTCCGACGTTCGCGCTCGCCCGGCGCGAGAGCCAGAAGGGCGGTGCGGTCACGCTCTACGAACTCCTCCCGAGTGAGCAGGCGGCCGCGCGTCGCGACCGACTCGAACGCCGCGGGCGCTCACTTCGCGTTGAGGCCTTCGCGGACGTCTTCGAGGACTCGACGGACGACGTCCTGACGCGGTGGTCGTGGGGGGAGTGGGCGGCCGTGAAGGTCGCCCGCCTCGACGGTGGGCGCTTCCGCGCGCTCGTCCCCCTCCTCCAGGAGACCCTCGACGGCGCCGGCCTCGACCACACCACCGTCACCGGAAGTGGTACTGGCGACGTCTTCCTCCCCGAGACCGTCGGCGTTCGACTCGCGCTCGCGTTTCGGGGCATCAAGCCCATCCAGCGCGTCGACCGCATGCGTGCCTTCTGCCGCGGCCTCGCCCGCATGAGCGACGAAGAATGCTACTACTGGCACGCCAAGTGTCGCGCCCCGTCCAGCCCGAACGGCGAAAAAGCACTCCGGACCCTACTCACTGATCATCTATGA
- a CDS encoding ATP-binding protein, whose product MSDTTYPNLFDACTPRDDVLDGTLQEDEFAASLATVAHARDEAPPVYRDTELFFDMTYPTDGLKTLLSNLTGRFLASGGYDSNEYTSSILCLDTRFGGGKTHDLIASYHLATNPTAANDLGRHLLPGDEEFATAYQDAVADGLDVDTAVFVGGHVDAQNARSDRTDPNAPNTRTMWGEIAYQLYGVEGYELLKEYDQERNAPGQNTLKDLFDLGDGPALVLVDEIAAYLESASAVEVGSATLASQTLSFVLSLLETASESDDVTIVYSIADTAFEEEAEDIRGLIDELNQIGRRQHKTVTPTDESEVGQVLQHRLFEEINGDAAASVAQSYFQFYTNSERQFPQEATDASYVDRLEREYPFHPTVIDTLTEKIDTIPKFQRTRGALKLLARAVYYRWNNQPEHFERHWLRLYDLTPADDAPSGSINSTLHESLFEFVDLSSAVSADIYTEDGTAHAQLEDRKWTEKGIPPLGSHMTTAVLWHSLAYGEQATGFTRAEMNETLGHPGIRFDNYDSALDALGGSDMSVACYYLYDEERVRFKSDPNLIRIIDQRVDNTPDAQARSRFEARLESETGTGAFEPVLYPESPADLPDKASTPQIAVMHMDTAPVTEDLLTDEGNEESIPEKVQSLYQKSASKQGGDVQSRVYKNYVLFLAPDDERVRSAVDEARHLEAIEALLDNSQRTADLSDEQLEDLKERQQEKYGLLGELVRGVYRHLYYVDRDGLTHITINATEANGGTSLVHAVEETLEDRLIKADADAKGVAFFKQKLWQRTQDSMTTQQLVEQFAKKPGLPYLLSTKPLRKTVAKMVDEAGYTYWDSEAELAYWDGESADEPENWSKRSPFAESPDVRTTISDTDVKIGSEYVVYTSIEALLDVHHDPIRPPEATKVECAEDGCTTMVEPSGDGPAYCAEHEETTTATCESCGREFEESELNAAGLCRECAQPSGWESSTSQMAASRAFNEIRTHALSKSPADGTPGISQVTVEVMGEDRLSKGSFIAQRGAFTDREEQVSVRMNYDVKTSTGSTYNASYQGSLTDFSRVTNQPDPFGESVNVTLKFRVDFEEPEAITDAEDDVLAELQAGLGETNIDVKVQARGPTEIPAEVTQ is encoded by the coding sequence ATGAGCGACACCACGTACCCGAATCTCTTCGACGCCTGCACCCCTCGTGACGACGTCCTCGACGGAACACTTCAAGAGGACGAGTTCGCAGCGAGCCTCGCAACCGTCGCCCACGCGCGAGACGAAGCTCCGCCCGTCTACCGTGACACCGAGCTCTTCTTCGATATGACGTACCCCACGGACGGGCTCAAGACACTCCTCAGTAACCTCACAGGGCGCTTCCTCGCCAGCGGTGGCTACGACAGCAACGAGTACACGAGTAGCATCCTCTGTCTCGACACCCGCTTCGGTGGCGGAAAGACCCACGACCTCATCGCTTCCTACCACCTCGCGACCAACCCAACAGCGGCCAACGACTTGGGCCGCCATCTCCTCCCGGGTGACGAGGAGTTCGCGACGGCCTATCAGGACGCCGTCGCGGACGGCCTCGACGTCGATACCGCCGTCTTCGTCGGTGGACACGTCGACGCGCAGAACGCCCGGAGCGACCGGACTGACCCGAACGCACCGAACACCCGGACGATGTGGGGGGAGATCGCCTATCAGCTCTACGGCGTCGAGGGCTACGAACTCCTCAAGGAGTACGACCAGGAGCGCAACGCACCCGGGCAGAACACCCTCAAGGACCTCTTCGACCTCGGTGATGGTCCCGCTCTGGTGCTTGTGGACGAGATCGCGGCGTATCTCGAGAGTGCCTCCGCGGTCGAAGTCGGCAGCGCGACGCTCGCGAGTCAGACGCTGAGCTTCGTGCTCTCCCTTCTCGAGACGGCGTCCGAGTCGGACGACGTCACGATCGTCTACTCGATCGCGGACACGGCCTTCGAGGAGGAAGCGGAGGACATCCGCGGCCTCATCGACGAACTGAACCAGATCGGTCGTCGGCAGCACAAGACGGTCACACCGACTGACGAGAGCGAGGTGGGACAAGTACTCCAGCATCGCCTCTTCGAGGAGATTAACGGGGACGCCGCGGCGTCGGTCGCGCAGTCGTACTTCCAGTTCTACACGAACAGCGAGCGCCAGTTCCCGCAAGAGGCGACCGACGCGAGCTACGTCGACCGCCTCGAACGCGAGTATCCCTTCCATCCGACCGTCATCGATACGCTCACTGAGAAGATCGACACGATCCCGAAGTTCCAGCGTACGCGTGGTGCACTAAAACTCCTCGCGCGCGCCGTCTACTATCGGTGGAACAATCAGCCCGAGCACTTCGAACGCCACTGGCTCCGCCTCTACGATCTCACCCCCGCAGACGACGCCCCGAGTGGCAGCATCAACTCGACGCTCCACGAGTCGCTCTTCGAATTCGTCGACCTCAGTTCGGCCGTCTCCGCAGACATCTACACCGAAGACGGAACCGCTCACGCCCAACTCGAAGACCGGAAATGGACGGAGAAAGGCATCCCACCGCTCGGCTCTCACATGACGACGGCCGTCCTCTGGCACAGTCTCGCCTACGGTGAGCAGGCCACCGGTTTCACGCGTGCGGAGATGAACGAGACGCTCGGCCATCCTGGGATTCGGTTCGACAACTATGACTCCGCGCTGGACGCGCTCGGGGGGTCAGACATGAGCGTCGCGTGCTACTATCTCTACGACGAGGAGCGCGTGCGCTTCAAATCCGACCCGAACCTCATCCGGATCATCGACCAGCGCGTCGACAACACTCCCGACGCGCAGGCACGCTCCCGGTTCGAGGCCCGTCTCGAGAGCGAGACCGGGACGGGCGCGTTCGAGCCAGTCCTCTACCCCGAGTCCCCCGCAGACCTCCCGGACAAGGCTTCGACACCGCAGATCGCCGTGATGCACATGGACACGGCGCCGGTCACCGAGGACCTCCTCACCGACGAGGGCAACGAGGAGTCGATCCCGGAGAAGGTGCAGTCGCTCTACCAGAAATCCGCCTCGAAGCAGGGCGGTGACGTCCAGAGTCGCGTCTATAAGAACTACGTCCTCTTCCTCGCACCCGACGACGAGCGCGTGCGGAGCGCCGTCGACGAGGCCCGCCACCTGGAAGCGATCGAGGCGCTCCTCGACAACTCGCAGCGGACGGCCGACCTCTCCGACGAGCAGTTGGAGGATCTCAAGGAACGCCAGCAGGAGAAGTACGGCCTCCTCGGCGAACTCGTCCGTGGCGTGTATCGCCACCTCTACTACGTCGACCGCGACGGCCTCACGCACATCACGATCAACGCGACCGAAGCCAACGGCGGAACGAGTCTCGTCCACGCTGTCGAGGAGACGCTCGAGGATCGACTGATCAAGGCGGACGCTGATGCAAAGGGTGTGGCGTTCTTCAAGCAGAAGCTCTGGCAGCGCACCCAGGACTCGATGACGACCCAGCAACTCGTCGAGCAGTTCGCGAAGAAGCCCGGACTCCCCTACCTCCTGAGCACGAAGCCGCTACGGAAGACCGTCGCGAAGATGGTCGACGAAGCCGGATACACGTACTGGGACAGCGAGGCCGAACTCGCCTACTGGGACGGTGAGTCCGCGGACGAGCCGGAGAACTGGTCGAAGCGCTCGCCGTTCGCTGAGTCGCCGGACGTCCGCACCACGATCTCCGATACGGACGTGAAAATCGGTTCGGAGTACGTCGTCTACACGAGCATCGAGGCGCTCCTCGACGTCCACCATGACCCGATCCGACCACCGGAAGCGACGAAGGTCGAGTGTGCCGAGGATGGCTGCACGACGATGGTCGAGCCGTCCGGTGACGGCCCCGCCTACTGTGCGGAGCACGAGGAGACCACGACGGCGACCTGCGAGAGTTGTGGCCGGGAGTTCGAGGAGAGCGAGTTGAACGCGGCGGGCCTCTGCCGGGAGTGCGCCCAGCCCTCGGGGTGGGAGTCCTCGACGAGTCAGATGGCGGCATCGCGGGCGTTCAACGAGATTCGAACGCACGCGCTCTCGAAGTCGCCGGCGGACGGCACTCCGGGAATCTCCCAGGTGACAGTCGAAGTGATGGGGGAGGACCGCCTCTCGAAGGGGTCGTTCATCGCCCAGCGGGGCGCGTTCACCGACCGCGAGGAGCAGGTGTCCGTCCGGATGAACTACGACGTGAAGACTTCGACGGGCTCGACGTACAACGCGAGCTATCAGGGGAGTCTCACGGACTTCTCGCGCGTGACGAACCAGCCAGACCCCTTCGGGGAATCAGTCAACGTCACGCTGAAGTTCCGGGTCGACTTCGAGGAACCCGAAGCGATAACTGACGCCGAGGACGACGTCCTCGCGGAACTCCAAGCGGGCCTCGGCGAGACCAATATCGACGTGAAAGTTCAAGCCAGAGGACCGACCGAAATACCCGCAGAGGTCACTCAATGA
- a CDS encoding DUF1156 domain-containing protein, whose product MTDHDDDLKPLAIEGELPLKAVGIENLKEGNPKHMPPHRYLHPWFARRPTPASRLAILASVLPKGFDHDELLQLMQIGPREGVSNIAEYVESKKATEDQRSGNLESHYGYPRPFTRSPTETQREAFHSEVEELWGDLPTVLDPTAGGGVIPYESLRYGLPTKANELNPIPTLILKVLLEYAPSVGGLRQELEYWSKKIDQSATQSISEFFPSKKEGREIDCYITTNVISCPTCGSDIPLVAKWEVRTRKGAETIVVKPEVLDNGSVKYECLTDPSEEELNGYDPSNGPVSRGGDAECLDCGVVTESEEVRNRFESGDYTYDTYCVRYIDSDGNYKFRSPEKIDEEAYEATVEHVESDYEMSTFLNTEIPAGEKTTEPREHGVTQWREIFSPRQLASHYEYLRAYQECIDDIREKYDEEKAEAILVILSLASGKMIDYNSRLSPWNTSRGIPSNALGGKHFSLQKSFADVNMATVGIGSYQSSVRRLVDSYQDIVNYLPSGSQTGEVTSRDAANLPYSDGEIQSVVIDPPYYSSIMYAELSDIFYVWLNEYVGELFPEYFDSDLSDKDNEAVANPSRFEAVAGSQSSKKELASQFYEDKMSDIFSEAYRTLESGGVMTVMFTHKETDAWDTLTMSLIRSGFIITSTHPITSEMPTRIDTRGGGSADSTLLLTGRKPHEERDPENAVPTLWSDVEADTREAAKEAARDLLESGVSLTKTDVIISAFGPTLRVFADAYPVVDDEDEEVPPRKALETAREAVTQILVDEYLEGMDVDNLDDVTEWYILCWLVHESETFAYDDGRQLGLGIGVDIDDIKRSTKTWRKSRGDISLRGHDGRVQNINEKPEDRSSRLPVDPDDLSFPRALDAVHAAMHVYEKKGEAATVEWLRERNFDTDAQFKETLKALLQVLPHNHEDWELARDLAVGRTSDVLNLDFSPNVFAESGDETKQTELGEHEN is encoded by the coding sequence ATGACTGACCACGACGACGACCTGAAACCGCTCGCGATTGAGGGCGAACTACCCCTGAAAGCCGTCGGGATCGAGAACCTAAAAGAGGGGAACCCGAAACATATGCCCCCCCACCGGTATCTACATCCGTGGTTCGCTCGACGGCCCACTCCTGCAAGCCGATTAGCGATATTAGCGTCAGTATTACCGAAGGGTTTTGACCATGATGAATTATTACAGCTGATGCAAATCGGCCCCCGGGAAGGCGTATCCAATATTGCAGAGTACGTGGAGTCAAAAAAGGCTACAGAAGACCAGAGAAGTGGGAATCTGGAGAGCCACTATGGTTATCCGAGACCATTTACGCGGTCGCCGACTGAGACTCAGAGAGAAGCTTTTCATTCTGAGGTTGAAGAATTGTGGGGGGACTTACCGACAGTTCTGGATCCAACCGCAGGTGGCGGTGTAATACCCTATGAGTCCCTTCGATATGGTCTACCCACCAAGGCAAATGAACTGAATCCAATTCCAACTCTTATCTTGAAGGTTCTACTTGAGTACGCACCATCTGTAGGTGGCCTCAGGCAAGAGCTGGAATATTGGAGCAAAAAAATCGATCAAAGTGCTACCCAATCAATTTCAGAATTTTTCCCGTCGAAAAAAGAAGGCAGAGAAATAGACTGTTATATTACTACAAATGTTATCTCATGCCCCACCTGTGGTAGCGATATTCCTTTGGTCGCAAAGTGGGAAGTGAGAACAAGAAAGGGTGCTGAAACGATCGTCGTGAAGCCAGAGGTACTTGATAACGGATCGGTTAAATATGAGTGCCTAACTGACCCCTCTGAAGAAGAATTAAATGGATATGACCCCAGTAACGGTCCTGTTTCGAGAGGGGGGGATGCCGAATGCCTTGATTGTGGAGTCGTCACCGAGAGTGAGGAGGTCAGAAACCGATTCGAGAGTGGAGACTATACGTATGACACATACTGTGTTCGTTATATCGATTCGGATGGGAATTACAAATTCAGGTCGCCTGAGAAGATTGATGAAGAGGCTTACGAAGCTACGGTTGAACATGTCGAGTCGGACTACGAGATGTCCACTTTCCTGAATACAGAGATACCAGCGGGTGAGAAAACCACTGAGCCACGAGAGCATGGTGTTACTCAGTGGAGAGAAATATTCAGCCCTCGGCAATTAGCCTCTCACTATGAATATCTGAGAGCTTATCAAGAGTGCATAGATGATATTCGGGAAAAATATGACGAGGAGAAGGCCGAGGCAATTCTGGTGATCCTATCACTCGCCTCCGGAAAGATGATCGATTATAATTCCAGGCTTTCTCCTTGGAATACGAGCAGAGGCATCCCATCAAATGCCCTCGGCGGGAAACATTTCTCATTACAAAAATCATTTGCTGACGTTAATATGGCAACAGTAGGTATCGGTAGTTACCAGTCTTCAGTCAGACGGTTGGTAGACTCATATCAGGACATAGTAAACTATCTCCCTAGCGGTTCACAGACAGGTGAGGTCACCTCACGGGATGCTGCGAATCTTCCTTATTCAGATGGGGAAATTCAGTCTGTCGTAATCGACCCACCATATTATAGCAGCATTATGTATGCCGAACTATCCGATATATTTTATGTTTGGCTTAATGAATACGTTGGTGAGCTATTCCCAGAATATTTCGATTCTGACTTAAGCGACAAGGATAATGAGGCAGTTGCCAACCCGAGCCGTTTTGAGGCTGTTGCAGGTTCTCAATCTTCAAAGAAAGAACTCGCTAGCCAATTCTATGAAGATAAAATGAGTGATATTTTCTCAGAAGCTTATCGGACACTAGAGTCTGGGGGGGTTATGACGGTGATGTTCACGCATAAAGAGACTGATGCATGGGACACACTAACGATGTCCCTTATCCGGTCCGGATTCATTATCACGTCAACTCATCCGATTACCAGTGAAATGCCAACCAGAATTGATACCCGTGGGGGTGGCTCAGCCGATTCTACTCTCCTCCTCACGGGTCGCAAACCCCACGAGGAACGCGATCCGGAGAACGCGGTTCCGACCCTCTGGAGCGACGTCGAGGCGGATACCCGGGAGGCCGCGAAGGAGGCCGCCCGCGACCTCCTCGAATCCGGTGTCTCACTCACGAAGACGGACGTGATCATCTCGGCGTTCGGGCCGACACTCAGAGTCTTCGCGGACGCCTACCCGGTCGTCGACGACGAGGACGAGGAGGTGCCGCCGCGGAAGGCCCTCGAAACGGCGCGGGAGGCCGTCACCCAGATTCTCGTCGACGAGTACCTGGAGGGGATGGACGTCGACAATCTCGACGACGTCACGGAGTGGTACATCCTCTGCTGGCTCGTCCACGAGTCCGAGACGTTCGCCTACGACGACGGCCGCCAGCTCGGTCTCGGGATCGGCGTCGACATCGACGACATCAAGCGCTCGACGAAGACGTGGCGCAAGAGCCGCGGCGACATCAGCCTCCGCGGGCACGACGGCCGGGTGCAGAACATCAACGAGAAACCCGAGGATCGCTCCAGCCGGCTGCCGGTCGACCCGGACGACCTCTCGTTCCCGCGCGCGCTCGACGCCGTCCACGCCGCGATGCACGTCTACGAGAAGAAGGGCGAAGCCGCGACCGTCGAGTGGCTCCGCGAGCGAAACTTCGACACCGACGCCCAGTTCAAGGAGACGCTGAAGGCGCTCCTCCAGGTGCTGCCGCACAACCACGAGGACTGGGAACTCGCCCGTGACCTCGCGGTCGGTCGGACGAGCGACGTGCTCAACCTCGACTTCAGCCCGAACGTCTTCGCCGAGAGCGGAGACGAGACGAAACAGACCGAACTGGGCGAACACGAGAACTGA